A window from Burkholderiales bacterium encodes these proteins:
- a CDS encoding signal protein PDZ has protein sequence MTAPRRPARRSGLGIAVLALFWASLSFSPAAEAAEANGSADGPNPLAAVVRVKTKALPDARTAPYLGHSREGSGVVIDPNGLVLTIGYLVLEADSIEVTDSTGKTHAATLIAYDHATGFGLARTVTPVSVPPIELGDASQLKVRDEVLIAGFGGPSATAVGMVVSRRQFTGAWEYLLENAIFTVPPVLNWGGAALIGQDGRLLGIGSLLVPDAVEPGVRFPGNMFVPVDILKPILADLLDDGRRTGPPRPWLGLSTEEVQGRLFVVRVAPEGPADRAGIRPNDIVTGLDGNPLENQADFYRKLWAKGPAGTAVKLQVLQGNLLKEISVTSMNREEYLRVKQAY, from the coding sequence TTCTGGGCGAGCCTTTCCTTTTCTCCCGCCGCAGAAGCGGCCGAGGCCAACGGCAGCGCCGACGGTCCCAATCCCCTGGCGGCGGTGGTGCGAGTGAAAACCAAGGCGCTACCCGACGCCCGCACCGCGCCTTACCTCGGGCATAGTCGGGAAGGAAGCGGCGTGGTGATCGATCCGAACGGCCTGGTGCTCACCATCGGCTACCTGGTGCTGGAAGCCGACAGCATCGAGGTCACCGATTCCACCGGCAAGACCCACGCCGCCACTCTGATCGCCTACGACCACGCGACGGGTTTCGGGCTGGCGCGCACCGTCACGCCCGTGAGCGTGCCCCCCATCGAGTTAGGCGACGCCAGCCAGCTTAAAGTCCGGGACGAGGTGCTGATCGCGGGCTTCGGCGGACCCTCCGCCACAGCGGTAGGAATGGTGGTTTCCCGGCGCCAGTTCACTGGCGCCTGGGAATACCTGCTGGAGAACGCCATCTTCACCGTGCCCCCCGTGCTCAACTGGGGCGGGGCCGCCCTGATCGGGCAGGACGGGCGGCTATTGGGCATCGGCTCCCTGCTGGTGCCCGACGCCGTCGAGCCGGGGGTGCGCTTTCCCGGCAACATGTTCGTGCCCGTCGACATCTTGAAACCGATCCTGGCCGACCTGCTGGACGACGGCCGGCGCACCGGGCCCCCCAGGCCCTGGCTGGGGCTGTCCACCGAAGAGGTCCAAGGGCGGCTGTTCGTGGTGCGGGTCGCGCCCGAAGGTCCCGCCGACCGGGCCGGCATCCGGCCCAACGACATCGTGACCGGGCTCGACGGGAATCCGCTGGAGAACCAGGCCGACTTCTATCGCAAGCTGTGGGCCAAAGGGCCCGCCGGCACCGCGGTGAAACTGCAGGTGCTCCAGGGCAACCTGCTCAAGGAGATTTCCGTGACTTCCATGAACCGGGAGGAGTACCTCCGTGTCAAGCAAGCCTACTGA